A part of Desulfofundulus salinus genomic DNA contains:
- the aroF gene encoding 3-deoxy-7-phosphoheptulonate synthase, with translation MVVVMDGRASAEQVEAVIMRLEECGFSAHPIYGVRRIVIGAVGDRRVLNSLGLETMPGVERVVPIMKPYKLVSREAREENTVVRVGHVAIGGSQLAVIAGPCAVESREQLLAAAHMVQQAGAAILRGGAFKPRTSPYSFQGLGEKGLKLLAEAARQTGLATVTEVVDEHSLELAVEYVDMLQVGARNMQNFRLLQMVGRSGKPVLLKRGLSATVEEWLMAAEYIMSEGNGQIVLCERGIRTFEHSTRNTLDLSAVPLVKSLSHLPVIVDPSHATGDRRLVGPMARAAVAAGADGLLIEVHPEPTQALCDGPQSLTPAQFVSLMEELRAVAAAVGRAA, from the coding sequence ATGGTAGTAGTTATGGACGGGCGGGCTTCCGCCGAGCAGGTCGAGGCGGTAATTATGCGTCTGGAGGAATGCGGTTTTTCTGCCCACCCCATTTATGGGGTCAGGCGGATTGTCATTGGCGCCGTAGGCGACCGGCGCGTACTTAATTCCCTGGGACTGGAAACCATGCCGGGGGTGGAGAGGGTCGTGCCGATCATGAAGCCTTACAAGCTGGTCAGCCGGGAAGCCAGGGAGGAAAACACCGTTGTCCGGGTAGGTCACGTGGCCATTGGTGGCAGCCAGCTGGCGGTCATTGCCGGACCCTGTGCCGTGGAAAGCCGGGAGCAGTTGCTTGCAGCAGCCCACATGGTGCAGCAGGCCGGTGCTGCTATTTTACGCGGCGGCGCTTTCAAACCCCGTACTTCCCCCTACAGCTTCCAGGGGCTGGGGGAAAAGGGCTTAAAACTGCTGGCGGAAGCGGCCCGCCAGACCGGCCTGGCCACAGTTACCGAAGTGGTGGATGAGCACAGTCTGGAACTGGCCGTTGAGTACGTTGATATGCTCCAGGTGGGGGCCAGGAACATGCAGAATTTCCGCCTCCTGCAGATGGTCGGCCGCTCGGGCAAGCCGGTACTGCTCAAACGCGGCCTGTCGGCTACAGTGGAAGAGTGGCTGATGGCGGCGGAGTACATCATGTCCGAAGGTAACGGGCAGATAGTCCTTTGCGAGCGGGGTATCCGCACCTTTGAGCATTCCACCCGCAACACCCTGGACTTGAGTGCCGTACCGCTGGTGAAGTCTTTAAGCCACCTGCCAGTGATTGTGGATCCCAGCCATGCCACGGGGGACCGCCGGCTGGTGGGCCCCATGGCCAGGGCGGCGGTGGCTGCCGGTGCCGATGGTTTGCTGATTGAAGTGCACCCTGAGCCCACGCAGGCCCTTTGTGACGGTCCCCAGTCCCTGACTCCGGCGCAGTTTGTTTCCCTGATGGAGGAATTGCGGGCGGTGGCTGCTGCCGTGGGGCGGGCGGCTTGA
- the pheA gene encoding prephenate dehydratase produces the protein MDKKIGYLGPCGTFSELAVRQYLARQPAGDVQMVALPSIYEVLAAVVQGEVTEAVVPLENSSEGAVNQTQDLLAHTFPDLRIKGEIILPVVHCLMAPPGVSLKTIERVLSHPHALAQCREFISRHLPGAQVVETASTAAAVHLVASTGAPWAAIGPVTAAREYGLEVLVEKINDCPGNATRFIVVGREDGGWAPDCKTTLIVSVAHRPGALYEVLGEFAARGINLTRIESRPSRRRLGEYLFFIDLVGHRLDEQVQEALEAVASRAELRVLGSYPADLSGPEHTADPVDKVKRPADDIPSSSTVEAGFTGQAVSPSPVQWEEIEGLREAIDEVDEQMVELLARRNALAVRIGKLKAGVCPVRDPHRESRVLARVRRLAQLKGVDPAIVEKVYRLIIQHAVRLQREQQGGARAACTPPAGDF, from the coding sequence ATGGACAAAAAAATTGGTTACCTTGGCCCATGTGGTACCTTTTCGGAACTGGCGGTGCGGCAATACCTGGCCCGGCAGCCGGCAGGGGATGTCCAAATGGTAGCCCTGCCGTCCATATACGAGGTGCTTGCGGCGGTGGTGCAGGGAGAAGTGACCGAAGCGGTGGTGCCGCTGGAGAACTCCAGTGAAGGGGCGGTTAACCAGACTCAGGACCTGCTGGCCCATACTTTCCCGGACTTACGCATTAAAGGGGAGATCATCCTGCCGGTGGTCCACTGCCTTATGGCTCCGCCGGGAGTATCGCTAAAGACAATTGAAAGGGTGCTTTCCCATCCCCATGCCCTGGCCCAGTGCCGGGAGTTCATCTCCAGACACCTGCCCGGAGCTCAGGTGGTGGAAACCGCCAGCACGGCCGCTGCCGTGCACCTGGTGGCTTCCACCGGTGCTCCCTGGGCAGCCATTGGCCCCGTAACGGCTGCCCGGGAGTACGGGCTGGAAGTGCTGGTGGAAAAAATCAATGATTGCCCCGGCAACGCCACCCGGTTTATCGTGGTCGGTCGTGAGGACGGCGGGTGGGCGCCGGACTGCAAAACAACCCTTATTGTTTCCGTGGCCCACCGCCCGGGAGCCCTGTACGAGGTGCTGGGAGAGTTTGCCGCAAGGGGGATCAACCTGACGCGTATAGAGTCCCGTCCCTCCAGGCGCCGTTTGGGGGAGTACCTGTTTTTCATCGATCTGGTAGGCCACCGGCTTGATGAACAGGTACAGGAAGCTTTAGAAGCAGTGGCTTCCCGGGCAGAGTTGAGGGTGCTCGGTTCCTATCCCGCGGACTTGAGCGGGCCTGAGCATACTGCCGACCCGGTCGATAAAGTAAAACGGCCAGCTGACGACATCCCCAGCAGCTCAACGGTGGAGGCCGGGTTCACCGGTCAGGCGGTATCCCCATCCCCGGTACAATGGGAGGAAATTGAAGGGTTGCGGGAGGCCATCGATGAGGTGGATGAACAAATGGTGGAATTGCTGGCCCGGCGTAACGCTCTGGCGGTCCGGATAGGGAAATTAAAGGCAGGCGTTTGCCCGGTGCGCGATCCCCACCGGGAATCCCGGGTGCTGGCCCGGGTGCGCCGCCTGGCCCAACTAAAAGGGGTGGATCCGGCGATAGTGGAAAAAGTATATCGTTTGATCATCCAGCATGCCGTACGCCTGCAAAGGGAACAGCAGGGAGGCGCCCGGGCCGCCTGCACCCCGCCTGCCGGTGACTTTTAA